The following coding sequences are from one Streptococcus mitis window:
- a CDS encoding DeoR/GlpR family DNA-binding transcription regulator — translation MLKQEKLDNILETVNTKGTITVKEIMTRLDVSDMTARRYLQELADKDLLVRVHGGAEKIRTGSILNNERSNIEKQSLQIAEKQEISRFAGHLIDEGETIFIGPGTTLESFARELPIDNIRVVTNSLPVFLILNERKLTDLILIGGNYRSITGAFVGTLTLQNLANLQFSKAFVSCNGIQDNAIATFSEEEGESQRIALNNSNKKYLLADNSKFNKFDFYTFYNISDIDTIISDSKLGKETFEQLSKQTKIILSKP, via the coding sequence ATGTTAAAGCAGGAAAAACTAGATAATATTCTAGAAACGGTAAATACAAAGGGAACTATTACTGTAAAAGAAATCATGACTCGCTTGGATGTATCAGATATGACTGCTAGACGCTACTTGCAAGAGTTAGCAGACAAGGATTTACTTGTTCGGGTGCACGGTGGAGCTGAAAAAATTCGCACAGGTTCCATTTTAAATAATGAACGTTCTAATATTGAAAAACAAAGCTTACAGATTGCAGAAAAACAAGAAATCAGCCGTTTTGCAGGCCATTTAATTGATGAAGGTGAAACCATTTTTATTGGTCCAGGGACAACCTTGGAATCGTTTGCCCGAGAACTTCCAATCGATAATATTCGTGTTGTAACAAACAGTTTACCAGTCTTTCTCATCCTAAACGAACGAAAACTAACAGATTTGATTTTAATCGGTGGAAACTACCGCTCTATCACCGGAGCTTTTGTGGGAACACTAACCTTACAAAACTTAGCTAACCTACAATTTTCTAAAGCTTTCGTTAGCTGTAATGGTATTCAGGACAATGCGATTGCGACCTTTAGTGAAGAGGAAGGTGAATCTCAACGCATCGCCCTCAATAATTCCAATAAAAAATACTTACTAGCTGACAATAGTAAGTTCAATAAATTTGATTTTTATACCTTCTACAATATCTCTGATATTGATACCATCATTTCAGATTCTAAACTGGGCAAAGAAACCTTCGAACAACTTTCAAAACAAACAAAAATTATTCTTTCTAAACCATAA
- a CDS encoding DUF3884 family protein, with protein sequence MFKDFIQSIYEKVYIINFDKCSQIPCLTNEELKKLGKWYVSTGKEWICHSDYELEEFKNIFLNFISPEERDNISFDSDFMPFQQS encoded by the coding sequence ATGTTCAAAGATTTTATCCAATCTATTTATGAAAAAGTTTATATCATCAATTTTGATAAATGTTCTCAAATACCTTGTTTGACGAATGAGGAGCTGAAAAAACTTGGGAAATGGTATGTCTCTACCGGTAAAGAATGGATCTGCCATTCAGACTATGAGCTAGAAGAATTTAAAAATATCTTTTTAAATTTTATCAGTCCTGAAGAACGGGATAATATCTCCTTTGATTCAGATTTCATGCCGTTTCAACAATCATAA
- the lacG gene encoding 6-phospho-beta-galactosidase encodes MTKTLPKDFIFGGATAAYQAEGATHTDGKGPVAWDKYLEDNYWYTAEPASDFYNRYPVDLKLAEEYGVNGIRISIAWSRIFPTGYGQVNAKGVEFYHNLFAECHKRHVEPFVTLHHFDTPEALHSNGDFLNRENIEHFVDYAAFCFEEFPEVNYWTTFNEIGPIGDGQYLVGKFPPGIQYDLAKVFQSHHNMMVSHARAVKLYKEKGYKGEIGVVHALPTKYPLDPENPADVIAAELEDIIHNKFILDATYLGHYSEKTLAGVEAILAANGGSLDLREEDFEVLEAAKDLNDFLGINYYMSDWMEAFDGETEIIHNGKGEKGSSKYQIKGVGRRVAPDYVPRTDWDWIIYPQGLYDQIMRVKKDYPNYKKIYITENGLGYKDEFVDNTVYDDGRIDYVKQHLDVLSDAIADGANVKGYFIWSLMDVFSWSNGYEKRYGLFYVDFETQERYPKKSAHWYKKVAESQIID; translated from the coding sequence ATGACAAAAACATTACCAAAAGACTTTATTTTCGGTGGCGCAACAGCTGCCTATCAAGCAGAAGGTGCTACACATACTGATGGTAAAGGACCAGTTGCGTGGGATAAGTATCTTGAAGATAACTACTGGTACACTGCCGAACCAGCCAGTGATTTTTACAATCGATACCCAGTTGACCTCAAGCTAGCAGAAGAGTATGGTGTCAATGGTATTCGAATTTCTATTGCCTGGTCACGTATTTTCCCGACTGGTTACGGTCAAGTAAATGCTAAAGGTGTTGAATTTTATCATAATCTATTTGCAGAGTGTCACAAACGTCATGTTGAGCCTTTTGTAACTCTTCATCACTTTGATACGCCAGAAGCTCTCCACTCAAATGGAGACTTCTTAAACCGTGAAAATATTGAACACTTTGTAGACTACGCTGCCTTCTGTTTTGAAGAATTCCCAGAAGTAAACTATTGGACAACCTTTAATGAAATTGGGCCAATTGGTGATGGTCAATACTTGGTTGGAAAATTCCCTCCAGGTATTCAGTACGACCTTGCCAAAGTTTTCCAATCGCACCACAATATGATGGTTTCTCATGCGCGTGCGGTAAAATTGTACAAAGAGAAAGGCTATAAAGGTGAAATTGGGGTTGTTCATGCTCTACCTACTAAGTATCCTCTAGATCCTGAAAATCCTGCAGATGTTATTGCGGCAGAGTTGGAGGACATTATCCATAATAAATTTATCTTGGATGCAACTTATCTGGGTCACTACTCTGAAAAGACCCTGGCAGGGGTAGAGGCTATCTTGGCTGCCAATGGTGGTAGCTTAGATCTTCGTGAAGAAGATTTCGAAGTATTAGAAGCTGCGAAAGACTTGAACGACTTCCTTGGAATCAATTACTATATGAGTGACTGGATGGAAGCCTTTGATGGAGAAACTGAAATTATCCATAATGGTAAGGGTGAGAAAGGAAGCTCTAAATACCAAATCAAAGGTGTTGGTCGTCGTGTAGCTCCTGACTATGTACCACGTACGGATTGGGATTGGATTATCTACCCTCAAGGTTTGTATGACCAAATCATGCGCGTGAAGAAAGATTATCCGAACTACAAGAAGATTTACATCACTGAAAATGGACTTGGTTATAAAGATGAGTTCGTTGATAACACTGTTTACGATGATGGTCGTATTGATTACGTGAAGCAACACTTGGATGTCTTGTCTGATGCTATTGCTGATGGTGCAAACGTCAAAGGATACTTCATCTGGTCATTGATGGATGTCTTCTCATGGTCAAATGGATATGAGAAACGTTACGGTCTCTTCTATGTAGACTTTGAAACCCAAGAACGTTATCCTAAGAAATCAGCTCACTGGTACAAGAAAGTAGCGGAAAGTCAGATTATAGACTAG
- a CDS encoding lactose-specific PTS transporter subunit EIIC, with protein MNKLIAFIEKGKPFFEKLSRNIYLRAIRDGFIAGMPVILFSSIFILIAFVPNSWGFKWSDEVVAFLMKPYSYSMGILALLVAGTTAKSLTDSVNRSMEKTNQINYMSTLLAAIVGLLMLAADPIENGLATGFLGTKGLLSAFLAAFVTVAIYKVCVKNNVTIRMPDEVPPNISQVFKDVIPFTLSVVSLYALDLLARHFVGASVAESIGKFFAPLFSAADGYLGITIIFGAFAFFWFVGIHGPSIVEPAIAAITYANAEVNLNLLQQGMHADKILTSGTQMFIVTMGGTGATLVVPFMFMWLTKSKRNRAIGRASVVPTFFGVNEPILFGAPLVLNPIFFIPFIFAPIANVWIFKFFIETLGMNSFTANLPWTTPAPLGLVLGTNFQVLSFILAALLIVVDVVIYYPFLKVYDEQILEEERSGKSNDELKEKVAANFNTAKADAILEKAGVEAAQNTITEETNVLVLCAGGGTSGLLANALNKAAAEYNVPVKAAAGGYGAHREMLPEFDLVILAPQVASNFEDMKAETDKLDIKLAKTEGAQYIKLTRDGKGALAFVQAQFD; from the coding sequence ATGAATAAACTAATTGCATTTATTGAGAAAGGAAAACCTTTCTTTGAGAAATTATCTCGTAATATCTATCTTCGTGCTATTCGTGATGGTTTCATTGCAGGTATGCCTGTTATTCTCTTCTCAAGTATTTTTATCTTGATTGCCTTTGTACCAAACTCATGGGGCTTTAAATGGTCTGATGAAGTTGTAGCCTTTCTTATGAAACCTTACAGCTATTCAATGGGTATTTTAGCTCTCTTGGTAGCTGGTACAACAGCCAAGTCATTGACCGACTCAGTAAACCGTAGCATGGAGAAAACCAATCAAATCAACTATATGTCAACATTGTTGGCAGCAATTGTTGGTTTGTTGATGTTGGCAGCTGATCCTATCGAAAATGGTCTAGCTACTGGATTCTTAGGGACAAAAGGTTTGCTTTCAGCCTTCCTTGCTGCCTTTGTTACCGTAGCAATCTATAAGGTTTGTGTTAAGAACAACGTCACTATTCGCATGCCTGACGAAGTTCCACCAAATATTTCACAAGTTTTTAAAGATGTGATTCCATTCACTCTATCTGTTGTTTCTCTTTATGCTCTTGACTTATTAGCACGTCATTTTGTTGGTGCAAGTGTGGCTGAATCAATCGGTAAATTCTTTGCACCATTATTCTCTGCAGCTGATGGCTATCTTGGTATTACCATTATCTTTGGTGCTTTTGCCTTCTTCTGGTTTGTTGGGATTCATGGTCCATCTATTGTTGAACCTGCTATCGCAGCAATTACCTATGCCAATGCCGAAGTCAACTTGAACCTTCTTCAACAAGGGATGCACGCTGACAAGATTCTTACTTCTGGTACACAAATGTTTATCGTTACCATGGGTGGTACTGGTGCGACACTGGTTGTTCCATTCATGTTCATGTGGTTAACAAAATCAAAACGTAACCGTGCAATCGGACGTGCTTCAGTAGTTCCAACTTTCTTTGGTGTAAATGAACCAATCTTGTTTGGTGCACCGCTTGTATTGAACCCAATCTTTTTCATTCCATTTATCTTTGCTCCAATCGCAAACGTATGGATCTTTAAATTCTTTATTGAAACTCTTGGAATGAACTCATTTACTGCTAATCTACCATGGACAACTCCAGCTCCACTAGGTCTAGTTCTTGGTACTAACTTCCAAGTTCTATCATTCATTCTTGCTGCTCTTCTAATCGTGGTTGACGTAGTCATTTACTACCCATTCCTTAAAGTATATGATGAACAAATTCTTGAAGAAGAGCGTTCAGGTAAGTCTAATGATGAATTGAAAGAAAAAGTTGCTGCAAACTTCAACACTGCAAAAGCAGATGCTATTCTTGAGAAAGCGGGTGTAGAAGCAGCACAAAATACCATCACTGAAGAAACAAATGTCCTCGTTCTCTGTGCAGGTGGAGGTACAAGTGGTCTCCTTGCAAATGCTTTGAACAAGGCAGCAGCAGAGTACAATGTTCCTGTGAAAGCAGCAGCAGGTGGTTATGGTGCTCACCGTGAAATGTTGCCAGAGTTTGATTTGGTTATTCTTGCTCCTCAAGTAGCTTCTAACTTTGAAGATATGAAAGCAGAAACTGATAAACTTGATATTAAACTTGCGAAAACAGAAGGCGCTCAATACATCAAATTAACCCGTGATGGAAAAGGTGCTCTTGCATTCGTACAAGCTCAATTCGATTAA
- a CDS encoding PTS lactose/cellobiose transporter subunit IIA produces the protein MNREEVTLLGFEIVAYAGDARSKLLEALKAAEAGDFEKADALVEEAGSCIAEAHHAQTSLLTKEASGEDLAYSVTMMHGQDHLMTTILLKDLMHHLIELYKRGVK, from the coding sequence ATGAATAGAGAAGAAGTAACATTGTTAGGTTTTGAAATCGTAGCCTATGCTGGCGACGCTCGTTCAAAACTATTGGAAGCCTTGAAGGCTGCTGAAGCTGGTGATTTTGAAAAAGCGGACGCTCTGGTAGAGGAAGCTGGTAGCTGTATTGCAGAGGCTCACCACGCGCAAACAAGTCTATTGACTAAGGAAGCTTCTGGTGAGGACTTAGCGTATAGTGTGACCATGATGCACGGTCAAGATCACTTGATGACAACTATTTTGTTAAAAGATTTGATGCACCATTTAATTGAACTGTACAAGAGAGGAGTTAAATAA
- a CDS encoding PRD domain-containing protein: MYRILNPMNHNVSLVRNDKGEEVIVIGKGIAFGKKKGDLIAEQQVEKIFRMKTEESRENFMALLKDVPLDFITVTYEIIDKLSKKYHYPIQEYLYVTLTDHIYCSYQALAQGRYKDSNLPDISTKYPVAFQIANEAFEIYRQKLADHFPEDEIIRIAYHFINAEGENEVELVESIDKRKEILRNVEEVLTDYAIQRTKENNHFYDRFMIHLNYFLDYLDRSRDDNQSLLDMEDHIKQSYPKAFEIGSKIYDVITQHTGLDLYKSERVYLVLHIQRLLS; this comes from the coding sequence GAGAAGAAGTGATTGTGATTGGTAAGGGGATTGCATTTGGAAAGAAGAAAGGGGATTTGATTGCTGAACAGCAGGTTGAGAAAATCTTTCGGATGAAGACCGAAGAGTCCAGAGAAAACTTTATGGCTCTCCTCAAAGATGTTCCGCTTGATTTTATCACAGTGACCTATGAAATCATTGATAAGCTATCAAAGAAATATCATTATCCGATTCAAGAGTATCTCTACGTAACATTGACAGATCATATTTACTGTTCTTACCAAGCTCTAGCACAAGGAAGGTACAAGGATAGTAATCTGCCAGATATTTCCACTAAGTATCCTGTCGCTTTTCAAATCGCAAATGAAGCATTTGAAATTTACCGTCAGAAGCTAGCAGATCATTTTCCTGAGGACGAAATTATTCGGATTGCTTATCATTTCATTAATGCCGAAGGTGAAAATGAAGTGGAACTTGTGGAGTCGATTGATAAGAGGAAAGAAATTCTCAGGAATGTTGAAGAAGTTTTAACGGACTATGCAATTCAACGAACTAAAGAGAATAACCATTTCTATGATCGTTTTATGATTCATTTGAATTATTTCTTGGATTATTTAGACAGATCTAGAGATGATAACCAATCACTTCTGGATATGGAAGATCATATTAAACAATCCTATCCAAAAGCGTTCGAGATTGGTTCCAAGATCTATGATGTGATTACGCAACATACGGGTCTTGATTTGTATAAAAGTGAACGAGTTTATCTAGTTCTACATATCCAACGTTTATTGTCATAA